Sequence from the Saccharopolyspora pogona genome:
GACATTCCCGAGGCACCCACCCTGCGCACCTTCATCGGCCCCCCGATGTACGAGTCCTTCCGGCATGTCCTCGGCCTTGACGAATCGACCGCCAGACGAGCCCTCGAGAGGTACCGAACGGAATACGCCGAGACAGGCGCCCTCGACAGCAGGCCATACGATGGCATTCCCGCACTGCTGGACGCGCTAGCCGGAGCCGGTCTTCCGATGGCGGTGGCGACCTCGAAGGTAGAGGACCAGGCAGAGCGGATCACGCGCCACCACGGGCTAGCGTCCCGTCTAGTGACGGTGTGCGGCACCTCCGATGGAGCAGGGCGCGAGACCAAACGTGCAGTGATCCGGGAGTGCCTGGACCGGTTTCGAACCTACGGTGTCGATATCTCCAGACCACTCATGGTGGGTGATCGAGGCTACGACGTGGACAGCGCCGCCGCCGAGGGTATTGCCACGATCCATGTGCGATGGGGCTACGGAGACCCGGCCGAGGCCGCCGGGGCGGTGGCATCCGCCGATTCTCCAGAAATGCTGGCGAAGATGTTGTTGGACGCGACACTGCGCCCTGGACAAGCCTCGCCGGCGCCCAGCTGACCCTCTGCTGCTGCATGCATAGCTGACCGGGAAGACAGTGTGTATCAAGCTGTGTCCGAGCGGTCCATGTTCGGCCACCTGTCCCCGAGCTGGCGACCCGAGGTGGTCTACTGGAACCTACCGCCGTCGATAGCACGATCGCGCTGGCCTTTCGGCGCTCATCCGGAGTGCGACGTTCCCATGAGGGCTGGTCCAGGCGACGTGTCGCACGTTGCTTGGCTGTCGCCCAGATTAAACGCATGCCCCCGGGGCCGGAACCTGGCCATCCTGGGGCAGCGCAAAGGAGATCACCTGCTGTGGATGCCATCGACGAGAAGATCATTGCCGAGCTGTCTCGCAACGCGCGTATCTCGCATGCCGAGTTGGCCCATCGAGTCCTGCTGTCCCGTAACGCCGTGCGCCAGCGGATCGACCGGCTGGAGCGTCAGGGACACATTCGTGGCTACACGATCGTGCGCGATGAGGACAGCGACACCGGTGATTTCGTGTCTGCGCTGGTGCTCGTCTACCGGCAGGACCGCATGCGCGGTGGGGAGGTCCTGGCCGCGCTCAAACGCATCCCAGAGGTCGTCATCTGTGAGGTCCTCAGCGGCGATTTCGATCTCATGGTGCGGCTGGAAGCGCGGTCCCTGGAACGCATACGCGGCATCTGGGAAGACATTGCACAGATGCCTGGCGTAAGCGACACGGTGACCGCATTCGCACTGTCCCGGGTGATCAACCGCTCACGGAAGGCACGCTCTGAGGAATCGGAGCCATGAGCCCAGTCGCCTGCTCCCGGCTGAGCAGGCCGGTCTGCTCGACCAGGTCAGCCACGCTGGATCCGGTTGCCAGGGCCTGCTTGGCGATCGCGGCAGCGGCCGCATAACCGATGTGCGGGGTCAGCGCTGTCACCGAGCCGACCGAGCCGGCCACCTGGCGGGCGAGCCGTTCTTCGTTGGCGGTGATGCCCTCCACGCACTTAGTGCGCAGCGCGGCACAGCCACGGGTGAGCCACTCGACCATGGTCAGTAGCAGATGTCCGATCAGCGGCTCAAACGCGTTGAGCTGGAGTTGGCCATTTTCAGCGGCCATCGTGATCGAGACATCGGCCCCCGCCACCGCGTAGGCGATCTGGTTGACCATCTCGGGGATCACCGGGTTGACCTTGCCCGGCATGATCGATGAACCCGCCTGGCGGGGAGGCAGGTTGATCTCCGCGAAGCCGCTCTGCGGACCGCTCGAGAGCAGCCGCAGGTCGTTGCAGACCTTCGACAGCTTGACGGCCGTCCGTTTCAACACACCCGAGACCTGCAGGAACACGCCGGTGTCGGCGGTCGCCTCGACCAGATCGGTGGCCGGTCGCAGGTCCAGCCCAGTCAGAGTGCGCAGGTGACGCACTGCCGCCGCGGCATATCCGGGCTCGGCCGTGATACCGGTGCCGATCGCCGTTGCACCGAGGCTTGTCTCATGCAGCAGCGGCAGGGTCTCCCCGATACGGGCACGGTCTTCAGCCAGCGTGACACCGATGGCGGTGAATTCCTGGCCAAGCGTCATGGGTACGGCATCCTGGAGCTGGGTGCGACCGACCTTGACGATGGCAGCGAATTCCTGACCTTTGGCGTCGAACGCTTTTGAGAGCGAACCGAGCTCGGCCAGCAACCCATTCAAGACCATGCTCACCGCGAGTCTCAGCGCCGTAGGGTAAACGTCGTTCGTTGACTGGCAACGATTGACATCGTCGAGCGGAGACAGCATGTCGTAACGTCCCCGCCCGTAGCCCATGTGCTCTAGTGCGAGGTTGGCGATGACCTCGTTGGCGTTCATGTTGGTGCTCGTGCCGGCACCGCCCTGAATGACATCGACGCGGAACTCGTCGTGGTGACGGCCCGCCTCGATGTCCCGGCAGGCTGCGACGATCGCATCCGCTTTGTGCGGCTGGATGGCGCCGATCTCCTTGTTGGCCAGAGCTGCAGCGTGCTTGACGGTGGTCAGTGCCCGCACCAGCACCGGGTGTGCGGAAAGTCGTATTCCGCTGACTTGGAAGTTCTCCACAGCGCGGGCGGTGTGCACACCCCAATAGGCCTCCGCCGGGACCGGCAGCGCACCCAGCGTGTCGGATTCCGTCCGGTACACAGTCACCGCACGCCGTCCTTCTGATTGATGCAGACCACCTTCGTCTGGGTCATCTCCTCGTAGGCGAAGCGCACACCCTCGCGGCCCATGCTGCCGTATTTGAAACCACCGAAGGGCATCGCGTCGAAACGGTAGTCGGACGAATCGTTGATCATCACTCCGCTCGCCTCCAACAACTGGGCGGCCGACAGCGCGCGGTCGAGGTTCGCGGTGAAAATCCCGGCGTGCAGGCTGAAGTCGACCTCGTTGGCTCGTTGGAGCGCGTCATCGAAGGAGTCGAACGGTTGGAGGCACACCACCGGCGCGAACGCCTCCTCCTGCCATATCGCGCACTCCGCCGGGACGTCCTCCAGAACCGTCGGAGTGTAGAAGGAGCCGTCCAACTGGTTGCCGCACAGCAGTGTCGCGCCGCTGGCGATGGCCGTGTCCACCTTCGCCCGGGCGGTACGGGCAGCGTCCGCAGTGATCATGGGGCCCACGTCGGTGCTCTCGTCGGCCGGGTCGCCGACGCGCAAGCGCTTCGTGCGGGCGACAAACGCATTGCGGAAGGTCTCATACGCCTCACGGGCGATCAAAATTCGTTGCGTACCAACACAATTCTGACCTGCTGCCCAGAATGCGCCAGAGACGCACGAGTCGACCGCCAGGTCCAGGTCGGCGTCCTCCATGACGATGACAGCGGCGTTCCCGCCGAGGTCCATGGCGAGCTTCTTCAGTCCTGCCGACCGCGCGATGGCCTCGCCAGTTGCGAAGCCGCCCGTGAACGACACCATCCGCACCTCGCGGGCGGTGACGATCGCAGCCCCCACCTCAGCATTACCGTTGACGACCGTCACGACTTCTTCCGGCAGGCCCGCCTCGACGAGCGCGCCCACCAGGCGCAGCGCCGATAGCGGCGTGAGCTCGGAAGGTTTCAGAATCACCGCGTTGCCGCCCGCAATCGCCGGGCCGAGTTTGTGCGCGACCAGGTTGAGCGGGTCGTTGAACGGCGTGATGGCTGCGATGATGCCAAGCGGCTCCCGGGTGAACCATCCCTTGCGGTTCTCCGAGCCCTCGAAAGCATCAAAGGGAACCATCTCACCAGCGTTACGCCGGGCCTCAGCCGCCGACAGCGCCAGGGTGTTCACCGCACGTGCGGTCTCCTTGCGAGCCTGGGTGATGGTCTTGCCCGATTCTTTCACGATCAGCGAAGTGAAGAACTCAGCGCGCTGCTCGACCAGCCGAGCAGCCCCCTCCAGCGCGGCCGCCCGCGACGCGCGCGACATGGCCTGGGCGGTACGGCTGCCGTTGCGGGCACGCTGGAGGATGCTGTCGATGGCAGCGGCGTCCACCATGTGCACCGAGCCGATGACCTCACCGGAATAGGGGTTGCGGACGGCCGAAATCTGGTCGTCGAAAGTGCGCTCGGCTTTTAGGGCGATGTCAGCCATGAACGGTCTCCTCAAGGGCGTGCCCGCAGGAAGCGGCGGCGTCGTTTGCGTGTCGCTGGTGGATGGCGATGATGTCGGACAACAGGGCGTAGGCAGTCTCGATACGCCCAGCGCCCGGACCGGAGACGGTGACGGTGCCGAGAAGATCGGTGCGGAAAGCCACGGCGTTGACCGGCCCAGCGATCCCGGACAGCGGGTGATCGGTGGACAGGGCGATCGGTGCCACCCGGGCATCCACACTGCCGTCGGCGCGGCGGGTGGCTGAGCCGACCAGCTTCCAACGCAAGCCCTTGTCGGCGGCATCCTTGATGTCCTCCGCGGTGATCCCGGAGATCCCTTCACGGAAGACGTCCTCGCTTCGCAGGTCAGCACCGAGGACCTCGTTGGCAAGGATCATGACCTTGAGCTGAACGTCGTGTCCCTCGACGTCAGCCGTGGGATCGGCCTCCGCATATCCCAGGTCCTGGGCCTCACTGACGGCAGCTTCGAAGTCGGCACCGTTTTCCAGCCGGCCCAGGATGAAGTTGGAGGTACCATTCATGATGCCTTCAACGCTGGTGATCCGGAGGCCACTGAGCAGACGCTGCGCGGTACGCAGGACCGGGGTACCGCTGAGAACTGAGCCCTCGAACTCGAAGCTGACACCGTGCTCGGCAGCCAGGTCCCGGAGCTTGCGGCCGTGCAATGCGACTGGTCCCTTGTTCGTGGTGCACACGTGCTTGCCTGCTTCCAGTGCCCAGCGAACGTGGGAAACGGCGGGCTCGCCGTCGGCGGGGTTGGTGAAGGTGGCCTCCGCGACGATGTCGGCAGGGACTTCGCGGATCACCCACTCGTTTCGCGGATCGGGGCTGCCGCCCTTCATGTCTGCGAAAGCCAGCTCGCCGGGAGCCGTGGCCAGCAGCGGGGCGAGGTCGAGGCCATCAGCGTCGACCAGTGATCCGGCACGTAGGTCGGTGATCGCAACGACCCGAAGGGCGAAGCCGAGCTCCTCGGCGAGCTCATCGCCACGCTCCTCGATCAGCGCGGCGAGCGCTCGATTGACACCGCCGAATCCGATGAGCGCAAGGTCATATCGCCTCATGTGATGTCTCCTTCGCAGTGCGCCGCAACCCTCACAGTGCGACTACGCAAAGTCTCGCCGCCAGGAGCGTCACCGCGACCATGCCGCAACGGCCGAAGCCCATGTCTATCTGCACTGTCTCGATGACAATTCGCCCCTGGGCGCCGGCATCGACGTTCTCGCCACCGACGCCCACAACGCCAAAGCGTCGGCAACCGAGCGATTCAAGCCGAAAATTCCTGGCTCTCTCAACGCACACCAGCTGCTGTTTCCCAGCCCTGCGAGGCTATGGCTTGCTGGCGTGTCAGCCCGACGACCGGCTACGGCTCAGCAGTGACTGTGGTGGCTCAGCTGGCGGAGGTGAAGCCCGGTAGCACGCTCAGCAGTGGAATGGTGATGAGGGTGCAGACGGTCATCGACAAGACGTTACCGATGAAGGGGTGAAAATCGGATGGCAGGCGTTTCGAGATTTGGGCGGCCAGCGGTGGTCCCGCGATAGCTCCGAGGGCAGCCCCGACGACGATGGCCTGCACTGTTGGTCCATACGTCAGCACGGTTGCCGGCGCGACGGAAACGACCGGGACGAAAGTGGGATACCAGCCGGCTTCGACCCAGCGGCGGTGGTAGACGAGAACACCGATCGTCGCAGTGAGTACCTGGGCCGTCAGCACCGCAGGCAGTAGGCCGGTGCCGTAGACCGGAGCCAACGGGTTGAGCACATAGGCCAAAATGGTTCCGGCGATCAGACCGACTGCGGCGATCTCGTTGCCGTAGAAGGGTGCTTCGGTGAAATCGGCGAGAACACGCCGGACCACCCATCCTGGCCCCTGTCGGGAAGGCACGGCTGGTGTGCCAGCCGGGACGTCTTCCTGCCCGGCTGCCTCGGGCGTGTCCGTGGACGAATCGCCGCCAGGTTGCGGCATCCACGGCAGGTGTCGGCAGAACAAAAACGCGATCAGAGCGCCGGTCCACATGCCAGTGACGCTGCCGATCACGCCAGGAAGGCCAAGCGGAGCACACACGAAGTTAACCACCAGCAGAGCAACCGGGGTTGTCAGGGCGGCCCCGAGCACGGCACCGGTGACCGCCACCGCCCACCCTGCGCCGTAGACGAGGACGATCGCTGGCGGGACGGAAACGAATGGCACGAAGGTGGGCTGCGACGTGCTGGTGACAGTCCATGCCCAGCCCCAGGCTATCTCCGACAGCAGCAGTCCCAACAGCGCGGAGCCGACTACCCAAGGCCACAGTCCGGTGCCGTAGCTGACGGGAAATCCTGCCCAGCGGCGGCCTCGTTTCCAGGCCATATGGGCGACCCAGCCGCCGACGAGCATGCCCAGCCCGCCGAGTTCGGTCTTGAAGAATTGCGCTTCGGTGGTGTCGCCGACCCACCAACGCAGGAACTGCGGGATGCTGGTGTAGGCCTCGTTCTGCCAGTTTTCGTAGTCAGGCAGCAGATGTGGCACTACGCTGGCGGCGCCCGGGAGCACGATGGCCAGCGCGGCCGTAATCGCTACCATCGCCAGCCCGGCCAGCCACCGGGCGACCGCGGTCGGTGTCGGTGACAGCACGAGGTTCGTGGGGAGTTTCGCGGGGCGGGTCATGAGGGCCTTCCGTCAGCGTGGAGCGCGTCGCAGCGGCGGTAGCCAAGGCTGGTGTCATCGAGATCGGCGCGGCGCGGTCGCGGGCGAGGTCGTTGAGGTGTTTCAGATCAGCGCCCGGGGCGGCGAGCACGTCACAGAGGCCATGGTTGATCGTTTTATTGGAGGGCCTTAGCGCGCTCTTCGACCAGCCGAGCTGCCCACGCTGGCGTGCAACGTGACCGGCGCCTTGTTTGTGGTGCATACGTGTTCGCCCGCTTTCAGCGCCCAGCGCACCTGTGACACGGTGTGCTCTCCCCTTCGAAGTCGGTCGCAACCTTTACCGTGCGACTGCGCAAAGTCTCGCCCCGAGTAGCGTCACCTCAGCCATGCCGCAACGGCCGAAGGCCATGCCGATCTGCACTGTCCTGATGCCAATTCGCCCCTCGGTCGCCGTTCTGCGTGCACGTCACGAGGAAGATCCCGGGCGGCCAGAGTCTTTTGAAGCCCCCGGATTCGGACAACGCTACTGCCCAGGTCGCTTCCATGACACCGGCGGCCAGCAACACATCCAGGCCACGAGTAACGTCGTCCTTTCCCGTAAACTGAGGCGAGCCGCCTTTTGCCGCTTGACTTAGTTGGTTCCGAATGTGGCGTCAAGAGCCGCCGAGAGGTCGGCGATGAGGTCGTCCGGATCTTCCAGGCCAACCGAGAGGCGCAGGTGACCATACTTCTGGAAAAGCTCGGGATAATTTTCCGAGCCGCCACGCGCTTCCCCTGCGACGTGGACGATGAGTGATTCGTCATGGCCAAGAGACACCGCGGAGGTGATGATCTTGAGGTTGGAAACGAACCGGTTCTGAGTGTCGGGGTCTCCCTCGACAGCGAACGCCATCATCGCGCCGTGGCCACGACCGCAGAACTGACGTGCAGCGACCTCGTGCTGAGGATGCGAGTCAAGCCCCGGATAGTAGACGTACGCGACTCGAGGATCGGTCTGCAAAAACGCAGCGACCTTCTCCGCGGAGCTGAAATGCTGACGCAACCGCAAGGACAGCGTCACAGACCCGCGCATGATGAGCCAGGCGTTGAACGGGGAGATGGACCCACCGACATCGACCAGGGCCTCCGACTTGATGCGCGAGACAAGCTGACGGGAGCCGATGACAACTCCACCCATCGAGTCGCCGTGGCCATTGATGTACTTCGTCAACGAGTGGATGACGAGATCGACGCCCAGTTCGAGCGGACGGAAGAACGGAGGCGGAGTGAACGTGGAATCAATCGAAACCAGCGCCCCATGTGCGTGTGCGATCTCAGCGATAGCAGCAACATCGGCGACCTTCGTGGTCGGGTTCGCAATCGCTTCCGTATGCACCAGACGCGTATTCGGACGCATCGCCGCCCGAACCGCATCAAGATCACTCATGTCGACGAACGTCGTCTCGATCCCGTACTTCTCGGGGAGCAACTCCGCCATCAGGCGCCACACCGCCTCATAGGTAACGTCCCCGACCACCACATGATCGCCGGTCTTCAGCAGCGAAAAGAAGACGGCATGCAAAGCAGCCACGCCTGTAGCGAACACGGCCGCATCCTCGCCACGCTCCAGAGCAGCCAGCTTCGTCTGAAGACAGATCTGATTAAACCCCGAGTTCCGCGTGTACGACAGCGTCTCGGTGTCAGACCAGTCCATCTCGGACGGGTCATCCGGAAGCAGATACGAGTTCGCCATCACGATCGGAGTACGAATCGCGCCACCGGCCGAATCCGTCGTATTCCCACCATGAACAGCCTGAGTGGCAAACGTGAGACTCGCCAGGTCATGCTTGTCAGGCCGAGAACCGTTGCGAACGTTCTCACTCATCAAGATCAATCTCTTTTCGGTAGGTCAACAAGCCGGTATAAGATCAGCCGAGGCAGTCGTGCCTTCGAGTTAGAACTTGGTGGAGCATCGCTCGGCTCTCCACCAGCAACAGTCAACTCCGACCACGCCCGAGCGCCCCGTGCACGGCAAGCCTCGCGCCGTACTGCAAGCTCACGAGCTCCACCGCGCGGCGCCTGTCGAGGTTTCGAAACCTGCAGCTCAGCGCCCAATGTCGCGTTGCATTCTGCAGCGCCAACACCCAACGCGCCCACCGCCGACGCCAGCTGCGGCATTGACACCGGCGACGCGCTGCCCGATTCGCGCATAGTTGCATCATACTGCACTTGGAGTGCATCGCAATACCTCGAGGTGTTCTGCGGGACACACGACCGCAGTGCACCCCTCACCCCGCCGATAGCTCAGGTGAGGGATTTTCCGTGTGGGCAACAGTTCCCGGAACCGCGTTCTGTCAGCGGC
This genomic interval carries:
- a CDS encoding HAD hydrolase-like protein, coding for MTRLTPTCLLLDLDGTLVDSGPGISASVTKALLSVGADIPEAPTLRTFIGPPMYESFRHVLGLDESTARRALERYRTEYAETGALDSRPYDGIPALLDALAGAGLPMAVATSKVEDQAERITRHHGLASRLVTVCGTSDGAGRETKRAVIRECLDRFRTYGVDISRPLMVGDRGYDVDSAAAEGIATIHVRWGYGDPAEAAGAVASADSPEMLAKMLLDATLRPGQASPAPS
- a CDS encoding Lrp/AsnC family transcriptional regulator encodes the protein MDAIDEKIIAELSRNARISHAELAHRVLLSRNAVRQRIDRLERQGHIRGYTIVRDEDSDTGDFVSALVLVYRQDRMRGGEVLAALKRIPEVVICEVLSGDFDLMVRLEARSLERIRGIWEDIAQMPGVSDTVTAFALSRVINRSRKARSEESEP
- a CDS encoding aspartate ammonia-lyase, whose product is MYRTESDTLGALPVPAEAYWGVHTARAVENFQVSGIRLSAHPVLVRALTTVKHAAALANKEIGAIQPHKADAIVAACRDIEAGRHHDEFRVDVIQGGAGTSTNMNANEVIANLALEHMGYGRGRYDMLSPLDDVNRCQSTNDVYPTALRLAVSMVLNGLLAELGSLSKAFDAKGQEFAAIVKVGRTQLQDAVPMTLGQEFTAIGVTLAEDRARIGETLPLLHETSLGATAIGTGITAEPGYAAAAVRHLRTLTGLDLRPATDLVEATADTGVFLQVSGVLKRTAVKLSKVCNDLRLLSSGPQSGFAEINLPPRQAGSSIMPGKVNPVIPEMVNQIAYAVAGADVSITMAAENGQLQLNAFEPLIGHLLLTMVEWLTRGCAALRTKCVEGITANEERLARQVAGSVGSVTALTPHIGYAAAAAIAKQALATGSSVADLVEQTGLLSREQATGLMAPIPQSVPSVSG
- a CDS encoding aldehyde dehydrogenase family protein; protein product: MADIALKAERTFDDQISAVRNPYSGEVIGSVHMVDAAAIDSILQRARNGSRTAQAMSRASRAAALEGAARLVEQRAEFFTSLIVKESGKTITQARKETARAVNTLALSAAEARRNAGEMVPFDAFEGSENRKGWFTREPLGIIAAITPFNDPLNLVAHKLGPAIAGGNAVILKPSELTPLSALRLVGALVEAGLPEEVVTVVNGNAEVGAAIVTAREVRMVSFTGGFATGEAIARSAGLKKLAMDLGGNAAVIVMEDADLDLAVDSCVSGAFWAAGQNCVGTQRILIAREAYETFRNAFVARTKRLRVGDPADESTDVGPMITADAARTARAKVDTAIASGATLLCGNQLDGSFYTPTVLEDVPAECAIWQEEAFAPVVCLQPFDSFDDALQRANEVDFSLHAGIFTANLDRALSAAQLLEASGVMINDSSDYRFDAMPFGGFKYGSMGREGVRFAYEEMTQTKVVCINQKDGVR
- a CDS encoding homoserine dehydrogenase, translating into MRRYDLALIGFGGVNRALAALIEERGDELAEELGFALRVVAITDLRAGSLVDADGLDLAPLLATAPGELAFADMKGGSPDPRNEWVIREVPADIVAEATFTNPADGEPAVSHVRWALEAGKHVCTTNKGPVALHGRKLRDLAAEHGVSFEFEGSVLSGTPVLRTAQRLLSGLRITSVEGIMNGTSNFILGRLENGADFEAAVSEAQDLGYAEADPTADVEGHDVQLKVMILANEVLGADLRSEDVFREGISGITAEDIKDAADKGLRWKLVGSATRRADGSVDARVAPIALSTDHPLSGIAGPVNAVAFRTDLLGTVTVSGPGAGRIETAYALLSDIIAIHQRHANDAAASCGHALEETVHG
- a CDS encoding glycosyltransferase family protein; translation: MTRPAKLPTNLVLSPTPTAVARWLAGLAMVAITAALAIVLPGAASVVPHLLPDYENWQNEAYTSIPQFLRWWVGDTTEAQFFKTELGGLGMLVGGWVAHMAWKRGRRWAGFPVSYGTGLWPWVVGSALLGLLLSEIAWGWAWTVTSTSQPTFVPFVSVPPAIVLVYGAGWAVAVTGAVLGAALTTPVALLVVNFVCAPLGLPGVIGSVTGMWTGALIAFLFCRHLPWMPQPGGDSSTDTPEAAGQEDVPAGTPAVPSRQGPGWVVRRVLADFTEAPFYGNEIAAVGLIAGTILAYVLNPLAPVYGTGLLPAVLTAQVLTATIGVLVYHRRWVEAGWYPTFVPVVSVAPATVLTYGPTVQAIVVGAALGAIAGPPLAAQISKRLPSDFHPFIGNVLSMTVCTLITIPLLSVLPGFTSAS
- a CDS encoding trans-sulfuration enzyme family protein, producing the protein MSENVRNGSRPDKHDLASLTFATQAVHGGNTTDSAGGAIRTPIVMANSYLLPDDPSEMDWSDTETLSYTRNSGFNQICLQTKLAALERGEDAAVFATGVAALHAVFFSLLKTGDHVVVGDVTYEAVWRLMAELLPEKYGIETTFVDMSDLDAVRAAMRPNTRLVHTEAIANPTTKVADVAAIAEIAHAHGALVSIDSTFTPPPFFRPLELGVDLVIHSLTKYINGHGDSMGGVVIGSRQLVSRIKSEALVDVGGSISPFNAWLIMRGSVTLSLRLRQHFSSAEKVAAFLQTDPRVAYVYYPGLDSHPQHEVAARQFCGRGHGAMMAFAVEGDPDTQNRFVSNLKIITSAVSLGHDESLIVHVAGEARGGSENYPELFQKYGHLRLSVGLEDPDDLIADLSAALDATFGTN